The following proteins are co-located in the Mus pahari chromosome 14, PAHARI_EIJ_v1.1, whole genome shotgun sequence genome:
- the Tsr1 gene encoding pre-rRNA-processing protein TSR1 homolog isoform X2, giving the protein MAAHRSGPLKQQNKAHKGGRHHGGGSARRDSKGRVGPKILCKKLKRQLSRVDQRHRASQLRKQKRETVLAEKRQLGSKDGPPHQVLVVPLHSRISLPEAFKLLQNEDLGTVHLSERGSTHSFMLLCPSLKHRWFFTYASPGDLHTLLDMAKVADTILFLLDPLEGWDSTGDYCLSCLFAQGLPTYTLVVQGLSGFPPKKQIDARKKLSKIVEKRFPEDKLLLLDTQQESGMLLRQLANQKQRHLAFRDRRAYLFAHVADFVPSEESDLVGTLKISGYVRGRTLNVNSLLHIVGHGDFQMNQIDAPVDPFPLNPRVIKSQKKPNMAMEVCVTDAAADMEEDLKVLMKADPDQRETLQTEVIPDPMEGEQTWPTEEELDEADDLLKPRSRVVKKVPKGTSSYQAEWILDEGDESDGEGGEYDDMQHEGFMEEESQDGSGEEEEEECETMTLGESVRDDLYDEKVDEEDEERMLEKYKQERLEEMFPDEMDTPRDVAARIRFQKYRGLKSFRTSPWDPKENLPRDYARIFQFQNFVNTRKRIFKEIEEKEAEGAEVGWYVTLHVSDVPVSVVEYFRQGAPLIAFSLLPYEQKMSVLNMVVSRNPGNTEPVKAKEELIFHCGFRRFRASPLFSQHTAADKHKFQRFLTADAALVVTVFAPITFPPASVLLFKQRRNGMHSLIATGHLFSVDPDRMVIKRVVLSGHPFKIFTKMAVVRYMFFNREDVMWFKPVELRTKWGRRGHIKEPLGKNLGFPGVGYLGLVGWKFTAYKCLPYFDQFCIFLLGTHGHMKCSFDGKLKSQDTVLMNLYKRVFPKWTYDPYVPEPIPWVKSDISSTVSEVDME; this is encoded by the exons ATGGCGGCTCACCGCTCCGGGCCGCTGAAGCAGCAGAATAAAGCTCATAAAGGCGGGCGGCACCACGGCGGCGGGTCCGCACGACGGGACAGCAAAG GCCGGGTAGGACCGAAAATCCTCTGCAAGAAGCTGAAGAGGCAGCTCAGCCGAGTAGATCAGAGGCATCGCGCCAGCCAGCTCCGAAAGCAAAAGAGGGAGACC GTTCTGGCAGAGAAGAGGCAGCTGGGCAGCAAGGATGGGCCTCCACATCAGGTGCTGGTGGTGCCTCTGCACAGCAGGATCTCCCTTCCGGAGGCATTTAAACTGCTTCAGAATGAAGACTTGGGGACGGTGCATTTGAGTGAACGGGGAAGCACCCATAGTTTTATGCTTCTATGCCCTAGCTTGAAACATCGATGGTTTTTCACATATGCAAGCCCAG GGGATCTGCATACTCTGTTAGACATGGCTAAAGTCGCTGATACCATCCTGTTCCTCCTGGACCCACTAGAAGGCTGGGACAGCACTGGGGATTATTGCCTGTCTTGCCTTTTTGCTCAGGGCCTTCCCACCTATA cACTAGTTGTCCAGGGCCTTTCTGGCTTCCcaccaaagaaacaaatagatgCCAGAAAGAAGCTAAGTAAAATAGTGGAGAAACGCTTCCCTGAAGACAAACTTCTGCTACTAGACACACAGCAGGAGTCAGGGATGTTACTTCGACAGTTGGCTAACCAGAAGCAACGGCATCTTGCTTTTCGGGATCGGCGAGCTTACTTGTTTGCCCATGTTGCTGACTTCGTGCCTAGTGAGGAGAGTGACTTAGTGGGCACCTTGAAAATCTCAGGCTATGTTCGTGGGAGGACTCTTAATGTCAATAGCTTGCTGCATATCGTTGGACACGGTGATTTCCAAATGAATCAAATAGATGCGCCTGTGGATCCGTTCCCTTTAAATCCTAGAGTGATTAAATCCCAGAAGAAACCAAACATGGCAATGGAG GTTTGTGTTACAGATGCTGCTGCTGACATGGAAGAAGACCTTAAGGTTCTGATGAAGGCAGACCCCGATCAACGGGAGACTTTACAAACAGAGGTTATTCCAGATCCTATGGAAGGAGAGCAAACCTGGCCCACTGAAGAGGAGCTGGATGAGGCAGACG ACTTACTGAAGCCACGGTCCAGGGTGGTAAAGAAGGTCCCCAAGGGAACATCCAGTTACCAGGCTGAGTGGATTCTGGATGAAGGTGATGAAAGTGATGGGGAAGGTGGTGAATATGATGATATGCAACATGAAGGTTTCATGGAAGAGGAGTCCCAG GATGGGAgtggtgaggaggaagaggaagaatgtgAAACTATGACTCTTGGGGAGTCTGTGCGTGATGATCTATACGATGAGAAAGTAGATGAAGAGGACGAGGAGAGAATGTTGGagaaatacaaacaagaaagacTGGAAGAGATGTTTCCAGATGAAATGGATACCCCCCGTGATGTGGCTGCTAGAATTCG ATTTCAGAAATACAGAGGCCTCAAGAGCTTCCGGACATCTCCTTGGGACCCTAAAGAAAACCTTCCTAGAGATTATGCTCGGATATTTCAGTTTCAGAATTTTGTTAATACTAGAAAAAGAATCTTTAAAGAGATTGAGgaaaaagaagctgaaggagctgag GTTGGCTGGTATGTTACACTCCATGTTTCTGATGTCCCTGTCTCAGTGGTCGAGTATTTCAGGCAAGGAGCGCCCTTGATTGCATTTTCCTTGCTACCTTATGAACAGAAG ATGTCAGTATTAAACATGGTGGTGAGCCGGAACCCTGGCAACACGGAACCTGTGAAGGCCAAAGAAGAACTGATCTTCCACTGTGGGTTCAGGCGCTTCCGGGCCTCGCCTCTGTTCTCTCAGCACACGGCAG CTGATAAACATAAATTTCAAAGATTCCTGACTGCTGATGCGGCCTTAGTGGTGACAGTGTTTGCGCCAATCACGTTCCCTCCTGCATCTGTGCTGCTTTTCAAGCAGAGAAGAAATG GAATGCACAGTCTCATCGCTACAGGCCATCTGTTTTCAGTGGATCCAGACAGGATGGTCATAAAGAGAGTGGTTCTGAGTGgtcatccttttaaaatttttactaagATGGCAGTAGTGCGCTacatgttcttcaacagag AGGATGTGATGTGGTTTAAGCCTGTGGAACTGAGAACCAAGTGGGGCCGACGGGGACACATCAAAGAGCCTCTAGGTAAGAACCTGGGATTCCCAGGTGTTGGTTATCTGGGACTAGTGGGCTGGAAGTTCACTGCTTACAAGTGTCTGCCTTACTTTGACCAATTCTGCATTTTCCTTCTAGGTACCCATGGCCATATGAAGTGCAGTTTTGATGGGAAGCTGAAATCTCAGGACACAGTATTAATGAATCTCTATAAGCGAGTATTTCCCAAGTGGACTTATGACCCATATGTACCAGAGCCTATACCTTGGGTTAAAAGTGACATCTCTTCAACAGTGTCTGAAGTAGACATGGAGTAA
- the Tsr1 gene encoding pre-rRNA-processing protein TSR1 homolog isoform X1, with amino-acid sequence MAAHRSGPLKQQNKAHKGGRHHGGGSARRDSKGRVGPKILCKKLKRQLSRVDQRHRASQLRKQKRETVLAEKRQLGSKDGPPHQVLVVPLHSRISLPEAFKLLQNEDLGTVHLSERGSTHSFMLLCPSLKHRWFFTYASPGDLHTLLDMAKVADTILFLLDPLEGWDSTGDYCLSCLFAQGLPTYTLVVQGLSGFPPKKQIDARKKLSKIVEKRFPEDKLLLLDTQQESGMLLRQLANQKQRHLAFRDRRAYLFAHVADFVPSEESDLVGTLKISGYVRGRTLNVNSLLHIVGHGDFQMNQIDAPVDPFPLNPRVIKSQKKPNMAMEVCVTDAAADMEEDLKVLMKADPDQRETLQTEVIPDPMEGEQTWPTEEELDEADDLLKPRSRVVKKVPKGTSSYQAEWILDEGDESDGEGGEYDDMQHEGFMEEESQDGSGEEEEEECETMTLGESVRDDLYDEKVDEEDEERMLEKYKQERLEEMFPDEMDTPRDVAARIRFQKYRGLKSFRTSPWDPKENLPRDYARIFQFQNFVNTRKRIFKEIEEKEAEGAEVGWYVTLHVSDVPVSVVEYFRQGAPLIAFSLLPYEQKMSVLNMVVSRNPGNTEPVKAKEELIFHCGFRRFRASPLFSQHTAADKHKFQRFLTADAALVVTVFAPITFPPASVLLFKQRRNGMHSLIATGHLFSVDPDRMVIKRVVLSGHPFKIFTKMAVVRYMFFNREDVMWFKPVELRTKWGRRGHIKEPLGTHGHMKCSFDGKLKSQDTVLMNLYKRVFPKWTYDPYVPEPIPWVKSDISSTVSEVDME; translated from the exons ATGGCGGCTCACCGCTCCGGGCCGCTGAAGCAGCAGAATAAAGCTCATAAAGGCGGGCGGCACCACGGCGGCGGGTCCGCACGACGGGACAGCAAAG GCCGGGTAGGACCGAAAATCCTCTGCAAGAAGCTGAAGAGGCAGCTCAGCCGAGTAGATCAGAGGCATCGCGCCAGCCAGCTCCGAAAGCAAAAGAGGGAGACC GTTCTGGCAGAGAAGAGGCAGCTGGGCAGCAAGGATGGGCCTCCACATCAGGTGCTGGTGGTGCCTCTGCACAGCAGGATCTCCCTTCCGGAGGCATTTAAACTGCTTCAGAATGAAGACTTGGGGACGGTGCATTTGAGTGAACGGGGAAGCACCCATAGTTTTATGCTTCTATGCCCTAGCTTGAAACATCGATGGTTTTTCACATATGCAAGCCCAG GGGATCTGCATACTCTGTTAGACATGGCTAAAGTCGCTGATACCATCCTGTTCCTCCTGGACCCACTAGAAGGCTGGGACAGCACTGGGGATTATTGCCTGTCTTGCCTTTTTGCTCAGGGCCTTCCCACCTATA cACTAGTTGTCCAGGGCCTTTCTGGCTTCCcaccaaagaaacaaatagatgCCAGAAAGAAGCTAAGTAAAATAGTGGAGAAACGCTTCCCTGAAGACAAACTTCTGCTACTAGACACACAGCAGGAGTCAGGGATGTTACTTCGACAGTTGGCTAACCAGAAGCAACGGCATCTTGCTTTTCGGGATCGGCGAGCTTACTTGTTTGCCCATGTTGCTGACTTCGTGCCTAGTGAGGAGAGTGACTTAGTGGGCACCTTGAAAATCTCAGGCTATGTTCGTGGGAGGACTCTTAATGTCAATAGCTTGCTGCATATCGTTGGACACGGTGATTTCCAAATGAATCAAATAGATGCGCCTGTGGATCCGTTCCCTTTAAATCCTAGAGTGATTAAATCCCAGAAGAAACCAAACATGGCAATGGAG GTTTGTGTTACAGATGCTGCTGCTGACATGGAAGAAGACCTTAAGGTTCTGATGAAGGCAGACCCCGATCAACGGGAGACTTTACAAACAGAGGTTATTCCAGATCCTATGGAAGGAGAGCAAACCTGGCCCACTGAAGAGGAGCTGGATGAGGCAGACG ACTTACTGAAGCCACGGTCCAGGGTGGTAAAGAAGGTCCCCAAGGGAACATCCAGTTACCAGGCTGAGTGGATTCTGGATGAAGGTGATGAAAGTGATGGGGAAGGTGGTGAATATGATGATATGCAACATGAAGGTTTCATGGAAGAGGAGTCCCAG GATGGGAgtggtgaggaggaagaggaagaatgtgAAACTATGACTCTTGGGGAGTCTGTGCGTGATGATCTATACGATGAGAAAGTAGATGAAGAGGACGAGGAGAGAATGTTGGagaaatacaaacaagaaagacTGGAAGAGATGTTTCCAGATGAAATGGATACCCCCCGTGATGTGGCTGCTAGAATTCG ATTTCAGAAATACAGAGGCCTCAAGAGCTTCCGGACATCTCCTTGGGACCCTAAAGAAAACCTTCCTAGAGATTATGCTCGGATATTTCAGTTTCAGAATTTTGTTAATACTAGAAAAAGAATCTTTAAAGAGATTGAGgaaaaagaagctgaaggagctgag GTTGGCTGGTATGTTACACTCCATGTTTCTGATGTCCCTGTCTCAGTGGTCGAGTATTTCAGGCAAGGAGCGCCCTTGATTGCATTTTCCTTGCTACCTTATGAACAGAAG ATGTCAGTATTAAACATGGTGGTGAGCCGGAACCCTGGCAACACGGAACCTGTGAAGGCCAAAGAAGAACTGATCTTCCACTGTGGGTTCAGGCGCTTCCGGGCCTCGCCTCTGTTCTCTCAGCACACGGCAG CTGATAAACATAAATTTCAAAGATTCCTGACTGCTGATGCGGCCTTAGTGGTGACAGTGTTTGCGCCAATCACGTTCCCTCCTGCATCTGTGCTGCTTTTCAAGCAGAGAAGAAATG GAATGCACAGTCTCATCGCTACAGGCCATCTGTTTTCAGTGGATCCAGACAGGATGGTCATAAAGAGAGTGGTTCTGAGTGgtcatccttttaaaatttttactaagATGGCAGTAGTGCGCTacatgttcttcaacagag AGGATGTGATGTGGTTTAAGCCTGTGGAACTGAGAACCAAGTGGGGCCGACGGGGACACATCAAAGAGCCTCTAG GTACCCATGGCCATATGAAGTGCAGTTTTGATGGGAAGCTGAAATCTCAGGACACAGTATTAATGAATCTCTATAAGCGAGTATTTCCCAAGTGGACTTATGACCCATATGTACCAGAGCCTATACCTTGGGTTAAAAGTGACATCTCTTCAACAGTGTCTGAAGTAGACATGGAGTAA
- the Srr gene encoding serine racemase isoform X2 produces the protein MCAQYCISFADVEKAHINIQDSIHLTPVLTSSILNQIAGRNLFFKCELFQKTGSFKIRGALNAIRGLIPGTPEEKPKAVVTHSSGNHGQALTYAAKLEGIPAYIVVPQTAPNCKKLAIQAYGASIVYSGPSDESREKVTQRIMQETEGILVHPNQEPAVIAGQGTIALEVLNQVPLVDALVVPVGGGGMVAGIAITIKALKPSVKVYAAEPSNADDCYQSKLKGELTPNLQPPETIADGVRSSIGLNTWPIIRDLVDDVFTVTEDEIKGPLNNSKP, from the exons ATGTGTGCTCAGTACTGCATCTCCTTTGCTGATGTTGAAAAAGCTCATATCAACATTCAAGACTCTATCCACCTCACCCCAGTGCTAACAAGCTCCATTTTGAATCAAATAGCAGGGCGCAATCTTTTCTTCAAATGTGAGCTCTTCCAGAAAACTGGGTCTTTTAAG ATTCGAGGTGCCCTTAATGCCATCAGAGGCTTAATTCCTGGCACTCCAGAAGAGAAGCCCAAAGCAGTTGTTACTCACAGCAGCGGAAACCATGGCCAGGCTCTCACCTATGCTGCTAAACTGGAAG GAATTCCTGCTTACATTGTGGTTCCCCAAACAGCTCCCAACTGCAAGAAACTGGCAATCCAAGCCTATGGAGCATCGATAGTATACAGTGGACCGAGTGATGAG TCCAGAGAAAAGGTCACTCAAAGAATTATGCAAGAAACAGAAGGCATCTTGGTCCATCCCAACCAGGAGCCTGCAGTGATAGCTGGACAAGGAACAATTGCCCTGGAAGTGCTGAACCAG GTTCCTTTGGTAGATGCACTGGTGGTAccagtaggaggaggaggaatggttGCCGGAATAGCCATTACCATTAAG GCCCTGAAACCTAGTGTGAAGGTATATGCTGCTGAACCCTCGAATGCAGATGACTGCTACCAGTCTAAACTGAAAGGAGAACTGACCCCCAATCTTCAACCTCCAGAAACCATAGCAGATGGTGTCAGATCCAGCATTGGCTTAAATACCTGGCCTATTATAAGGGACCTTGTGGATGATGTCTTCACTGTCACAGAAGATGAAATCAAG GGCCCTCTGAACAATTCTAAGCCTTGA
- the Srr gene encoding serine racemase isoform X3 has protein sequence MCAQYCISFADVEKAHINIQDSIHLTPVLTSSILNQIAGRNLFFKCELFQKTGSFKIRGALNAIRGLIPGTPEEKPKAVVTHSSGNHGQALTYAAKLEGIPAYIVVPQTAPNCKKLAIQAYGASIVYSGPSDESREKVTQRIMQETEGILVHPNQEPAVIAGQGTIALEVLNQVPLVDALVVPVGGGGMVAGIAITIKALKPSVKVYAAEPSNADDCYQSKLKGELTPNLQPPETIADGVRSSIGLNTWPIIRDLVDDVFTVTEDEIKVPCCQGSGSPPCLILTSEDQIRKSFTV, from the exons ATGTGTGCTCAGTACTGCATCTCCTTTGCTGATGTTGAAAAAGCTCATATCAACATTCAAGACTCTATCCACCTCACCCCAGTGCTAACAAGCTCCATTTTGAATCAAATAGCAGGGCGCAATCTTTTCTTCAAATGTGAGCTCTTCCAGAAAACTGGGTCTTTTAAG ATTCGAGGTGCCCTTAATGCCATCAGAGGCTTAATTCCTGGCACTCCAGAAGAGAAGCCCAAAGCAGTTGTTACTCACAGCAGCGGAAACCATGGCCAGGCTCTCACCTATGCTGCTAAACTGGAAG GAATTCCTGCTTACATTGTGGTTCCCCAAACAGCTCCCAACTGCAAGAAACTGGCAATCCAAGCCTATGGAGCATCGATAGTATACAGTGGACCGAGTGATGAG TCCAGAGAAAAGGTCACTCAAAGAATTATGCAAGAAACAGAAGGCATCTTGGTCCATCCCAACCAGGAGCCTGCAGTGATAGCTGGACAAGGAACAATTGCCCTGGAAGTGCTGAACCAG GTTCCTTTGGTAGATGCACTGGTGGTAccagtaggaggaggaggaatggttGCCGGAATAGCCATTACCATTAAG GCCCTGAAACCTAGTGTGAAGGTATATGCTGCTGAACCCTCGAATGCAGATGACTGCTACCAGTCTAAACTGAAAGGAGAACTGACCCCCAATCTTCAACCTCCAGAAACCATAGCAGATGGTGTCAGATCCAGCATTGGCTTAAATACCTGGCCTATTATAAGGGACCTTGTGGATGATGTCTTCACTGTCACAGAAGATGAAATCAAG GTTCCGTGTTGCCAGGGTTCCGGCTCACCACCATGTTTAATACTGACATCTGAGGACCAAATAAGAAAAAGCTTCACAGTCTAG
- the Srr gene encoding serine racemase isoform X1 has protein sequence MCAQYCISFADVEKAHINIQDSIHLTPVLTSSILNQIAGRNLFFKCELFQKTGSFKIRGALNAIRGLIPGTPEEKPKAVVTHSSGNHGQALTYAAKLEGIPAYIVVPQTAPNCKKLAIQAYGASIVYSGPSDESREKVTQRIMQETEGILVHPNQEPAVIAGQGTIALEVLNQVPLVDALVVPVGGGGMVAGIAITIKALKPSVKVYAAEPSNADDCYQSKLKGELTPNLQPPETIADGVRSSIGLNTWPIIRDLVDDVFTVTEDEIKYATQLVWERMKLLIEPTAGVGLAAVLSQHFQTVSPEVKNICIVLSGGNVDLTSLDWVKQAERPAPYQTLSV, from the exons ATGTGTGCTCAGTACTGCATCTCCTTTGCTGATGTTGAAAAAGCTCATATCAACATTCAAGACTCTATCCACCTCACCCCAGTGCTAACAAGCTCCATTTTGAATCAAATAGCAGGGCGCAATCTTTTCTTCAAATGTGAGCTCTTCCAGAAAACTGGGTCTTTTAAG ATTCGAGGTGCCCTTAATGCCATCAGAGGCTTAATTCCTGGCACTCCAGAAGAGAAGCCCAAAGCAGTTGTTACTCACAGCAGCGGAAACCATGGCCAGGCTCTCACCTATGCTGCTAAACTGGAAG GAATTCCTGCTTACATTGTGGTTCCCCAAACAGCTCCCAACTGCAAGAAACTGGCAATCCAAGCCTATGGAGCATCGATAGTATACAGTGGACCGAGTGATGAG TCCAGAGAAAAGGTCACTCAAAGAATTATGCAAGAAACAGAAGGCATCTTGGTCCATCCCAACCAGGAGCCTGCAGTGATAGCTGGACAAGGAACAATTGCCCTGGAAGTGCTGAACCAG GTTCCTTTGGTAGATGCACTGGTGGTAccagtaggaggaggaggaatggttGCCGGAATAGCCATTACCATTAAG GCCCTGAAACCTAGTGTGAAGGTATATGCTGCTGAACCCTCGAATGCAGATGACTGCTACCAGTCTAAACTGAAAGGAGAACTGACCCCCAATCTTCAACCTCCAGAAACCATAGCAGATGGTGTCAGATCCAGCATTGGCTTAAATACCTGGCCTATTATAAGGGACCTTGTGGATGATGTCTTCACTGTCACAGAAGATGAAATCAAG TATGCAACCCAGCTGGTGTGGGAAAGAATGAAACTGCTCATTGAGCCTACTGCTGGTGTTGGATTGGCTGCAGTGCTGTCTCAGCATTTCCAAACAGTCTCTCCAGAAGTAAAGAACATCTGTATTGTACTCAGTGGTGGGAATGTAGACTTAACCTCCCTAGACTGGGTGAAGCAGGCTGAACGGCCAGCTCCTTACCAGACTCTTTCTGTTTAA